The Carassius gibelio isolate Cgi1373 ecotype wild population from Czech Republic chromosome B22, carGib1.2-hapl.c, whole genome shotgun sequence genome window below encodes:
- the LOC127988180 gene encoding uncharacterized protein LOC127988180, whose amino-acid sequence MTLLQSTTLSDSLFKLQSCWKKMIKENTLVLFCLCLSHLVGVFADTDTVKSVSVKEGDSVTLQMNVTEIQTDKIEWKFGTNKILIARINGKSSKIFNGTDGRFRDRLKLDDQTGSLTITNTRTTDSGLYEVYISRRSSEDTHRFSLTVYAATTTAPPSTPPSAPPSHPTSHPTSGSHSGPPSGSSGSPVFLLVLISAAAGSLLILVAVGIIWICRKQRTTDQHAETPEEVITYADPTFHKRNAQKSEDDVVYASVVHRR is encoded by the exons ATGACTTTACTACAGAGCACAACGCTCTCAGATTCTCTTTTTAAACTCCAGAGCTGCTGGAAGAAAATGATTAAAGAAAATACACTTGTTCTTTTCTGTCTGTGCCTTTCTCATCTGGTTG GTGTGTTTGCTGATACAGACacagtgaagtcagtgtcagtgaaggagggagattctgtcactctacaGATGAATGTCACTGAAATACAGACAGATAAGATTGAGTGGAAATTCGGAACTAACAAGATTCTTATAGCTAGAATTAATGGAAAGAGCAGTAAGATATTTAATGGTactgatgggagattcagagacaggcTGAAGCTGGacgatcagactggatctctgaccatcacaaacaccagaaccacagactctggactttatgaaGTTTACATCAGCCGCAGAAGTTCAGAGGATACACACAGATTCAGTCTTACTGTCTACG CTGCTACAACAACAGCTCCTCCATCAACTCCTCCATCAGCTCCTCCTTCACATCCTACTTCACATCCTACTTCAGGTTCTCATTCAGGTCCTCCTTCAGGTTCTTCAGGTTCTCCAGTCTTTCTGTTAGTGctgatctctgctgctgctggatctctgttgattCTTGTTGCTGTCGGGATCATCTGGATCTGCAGGAAACAAAGAACAACTGATCAACATG CTGAGACCCCTGAAGAGGTAATCACTTACGCTGATCCAACATTTCACAAAAGAAACGCACAGAAATCG GAGGATGATGTGGTGTACGCTAGCGTCGTCCATAGACGTTAA